The Pogona vitticeps strain Pit_001003342236 chromosome 6, PviZW2.1, whole genome shotgun sequence genome contains a region encoding:
- the GPR141 gene encoding putative G-protein coupled receptor 141 produces the protein MTKENGTLFNTSIQLIDSYDAIWNPVLVTIYTVVFFGGICGVIRMLFLLMKMNALSVTTTVTINLVVIHSLFLVTVPFRLYYYIKDEWIFEPVFCKLVSIMIHLHMYLAFLFYMIVLLIRCLIFFQWKDKIEFYRNLHAVATSAAVWFLALVTVVPVMYVWYGQTGEYNHNKCFDFHKELKDDAVKAVNYALIGVMITLTCALVGLQVFMLVKLVKKLSGSVWSHQEFRAQLKSVVFVCVIVFCFLPHHFFRIYYVQHVDDKRYPRLAVYNEVCLSITAISCLDLFFLVISGREIGMPNLMALSCC, from the coding sequence ATGACTAAAGAGAATGGAACCCTTTTTAATACATCAATTCAGTTAATAGACTCTTACGATGCTATTTGGAATCCTGTCTTGGTCACAATATACACAGTAGTATTCTTTGGAGGCATATGTGGAGTCATCAGAATGTTATTTTTGCTAATGAAAATGAATGCACTGTCAGTCACCACAACAGTAACCATAAACCTGGTAGTGATACACAGTCTCTTTCTTGTGACTGTACCTTTTCGGCTATATTACTACATCAAGGATGAGTGGATTTTTGAACCAGTCTTCTGTAAACTTGTGAGCATAATGATACATTTGCACATGTATCTTGCCTTTCTATTCTATATGATTGTCTTACTGATTAGGtgtcttattttctttcagtGGAAGGATAAGATAGAATTCTATAGGAATTTACACGCTGTGGCAACTAGCGCAGCTGTGTGGTTCCTGGCTTTAGTGACAGTGGTGCCAGTCATGTACGTTTGGTATGGTCAAACTGGGGAATATAATCACAACAAATGCTTTGATTTTCACAAAGAGTTAAAGGATGATGCAGTGAAAGCAGTGAACTATGCTCTGATTGGTGTAATGATTACTTTAACGTGTGCCTTGGTGGGCTTGCAGGTTTTCATGCTTGTAAAACTGGTGAAAAAGCTATCAGGATCAGTTTGGTCACATCAAGAGTTTCGGGCCCAACTGAAAAGTGTGGTTTTTGTATGTgtaattgttttctgtttccttcctcaTCACTTTTTTCGGATTTACTATGTTCAACATGTCGATGATAAGCGATATCCCCGGCTGGCTGTATACAATGAAGTCTGTCTAAGCATAACTGCAATTAGTTGCCTTGATTTGTTTTTCTTAGTGATCAGTGGGAGGGAAATCGGGATGCCAAATCTCATGGCACTTTCCTGTTGTTAA